The nucleotide window GGGGTGAACCCGACGGAAGTGTCACTCCGGTGGACCGCCTCCACCGACGACGGGCTTCACATCCGGTATCAGGTCTTTGTGAACGGCAGTCCGAGCGGCGTGGAGACCTTGAACGTCGTAGCAGCGGTTGTGCATGGGCTGACCCCCGAGACCACCTATGCGATCACCGTCCAGGCGCACGACGAGTACGGGGGGAACGTGTCGGCGCCGAGCAACGTCCTTACGGTGACGACCCCTGCCGTCAGCACGACGGACACAGCGCCACCCTCCTCGCCCGGCTGCTGTTGGGGTGGGGATGTCGGTGGTTTAGAAGTGCATATATTCTGGGGGCCGTCCTTCGACGACCAGACCGCGCAAGCGTCCATCGCGTATGAGATCTACCTGAATGGTGTGCTAGACCACACCATGACCGGTGATCGAGCCGTCGTATACACCACCCACACAGGCGATAACACGGTCACCCTCATCGCGGTCGACGGCGCCGGCAACCGATCGGCGCCTTCCAGTGCCACGTTCTTCGTCCAATAAATGGGATCACACACCGTGCCGCAGAGCGGTAAACGGCGCGGTGGAACGCACAGGCGACCCAGAGTGGTCGCTGGAACATAGACGCCCTCCCTTCCCAGTATCGGGAAGGGAGGTTGCTACGCTTCGGGAGGCGCCCCCCTTTTAAAGCCAACCGTTGTCACCCTCCAGCCGATGTACAGGACTCAGCCAAGGGTTGTAAGCTACCCAATCCTGAACGGATTGGGCTTTCCTCTGGCGCTCCTCAACGAGCGTTGAGCATCCGAGTCGTCTGGCGCGCGTACACGCCGCTCGGACGAATCCGAGCGCGAGGACCCAGCCTGATGGCGCTGGCGTTGAGCATGGTACCTGCCGAACGACTGCTCCGGCAGAACCGCACGGCTCAGGTGATCAGGTGCGTGTGCACCGTATCCACCCACAGGCTGCGTGTCGTACACCCGACGAGGAGGCTACCCCAGCTACCGTCACACCGAGGGACTCTGAAGCGGGTTGAAACCGGGCGCTCCTCCCAGGACTTGCCCCTGGGTTTCCGCCCCTGAAGGGAAGCTGTTGATGAAACGACGGCGTCTTACGGTGGCACCCCTGGATGAGCTGCGGCTCGGCTTGTTGTCCACCGCGGGCCAGCAGCCGCTCCGCAGTGCCGGTGACGGGGCGCTGGTCCGCCTGCCCGATGGCACGCTCGGCGTCGTTGCCACCTTTGGGCACGCTGGCAAAAAGCTGCATGTGTTGACGGAGCAGGGGACCGTGCGGGTGGATGGCGATCAGGTGGTGCAGGTGCTGGCCTCTCCGGTGCTGGCGGCCAGGCTCCTCATCCAGTTGGCCCACACGCTCACCGCGCTGGACCAGCGGGACGACCGCTGACGCTGCATCACGGTGCTGCCGATGGAGGCCGTGCCGCTCGGCGATCCAGCGCTCGACCACCTGCTCTAAGATCCTGGCATAGTGCAGCAGCGGATAGCGCTGCTCTAGCTTGCGATTCTTGCATGCGGCCTGGCGCTCGG belongs to Herpetosiphonaceae bacterium and includes:
- a CDS encoding fibronectin type III domain-containing protein; protein product: MSRRHPFWVAARAAALALGLALGLGTAPALAAGDRKPPTKPANLRVTSLTPHRATLAWDPSTDNSGTFTYRVVVSWGSTTTLPQTQTTYSVALVPANTYAFYVDAVDGSGNISQRSNTLTVTTPPDTTPPSPPVVSLAGVNPTEVSLRWTASTDDGLHIRYQVFVNGSPSGVETLNVVAAVVHGLTPETTYAITVQAHDEYGGNVSAPSNVLTVTTPAVSTTDTAPPSSPGCCWGGDVGGLEVHIFWGPSFDDQTAQASIAYEIYLNGVLDHTMTGDRAVVYTTHTGDNTVTLIAVDGAGNRSAPSSATFFVQ